In one Campylobacter insulaenigrae NCTC 12927 genomic region, the following are encoded:
- a CDS encoding pseudouridine synthase translates to MRINKFISHNSKYSRREADELIKQGLVKINKKIALLSDDVNAEDKVFINGKKLHKKTQFSVIIYNKQKGELVSKKDDRGRKTIYHTLPKQFSTWLSVGRLDFASEGLLLLTDSPVIADALMHSDLEREYYLKLKGNIQKNVIEAMQNGLEIQNEKKGAHVKTKIISMNFAPFLGFEIFGSSGGYTKLKVIINEGKNRELRRFFGHFDLEVMDLKRVAFGALDLGMLKSGKYRYLENGEYEKLRDFLKLNNVRY, encoded by the coding sequence ATGAGAATTAATAAATTTATCTCGCACAATAGCAAATATTCTCGTAGAGAAGCTGATGAATTAATCAAACAAGGTCTAGTTAAAATCAATAAAAAAATAGCCTTGCTAAGTGATGATGTAAATGCTGAAGATAAAGTATTTATTAATGGTAAAAAGCTTCATAAAAAAACTCAATTTTCAGTTATTATATATAATAAGCAAAAAGGGGAACTTGTAAGTAAAAAAGATGATAGAGGTAGAAAAACTATCTATCATACTTTACCGAAACAATTTAGCACATGGCTTAGCGTAGGTAGACTTGATTTTGCTAGCGAAGGATTGCTTTTATTAACTGACTCTCCTGTTATTGCAGATGCTCTAATGCACAGTGATTTAGAACGAGAATATTACTTAAAACTAAAAGGTAATATACAAAAAAATGTGATAGAAGCTATGCAAAATGGATTAGAAATTCAAAATGAAAAGAAAGGTGCTCATGTGAAAACAAAAATTATTTCTATGAATTTTGCACCTTTTTTAGGATTTGAAATTTTTGGATCTAGTGGAGGCTATACCAAACTTAAAGTTATTATCAACGAAGGCAAAAATAGAGAATTAAGACGATTTTTTGGACATTTTGATCTTGAAGTAATGGATTTAAAAAGAGTTGCATTTGGAGCTTTAGATCTTGGAATGTTAAAATCTGGAAAATATCGTTATTTAGAAAATGGAGAATACGAAAAATTAAGAGATTTTTTAAAGTTAAACAATGTAAGGTATTAA
- the rlmN gene encoding 23S rRNA (adenine(2503)-C(2))-methyltransferase RlmN translates to MKNLQNILDFTKEELENIVQPKFRAKQIFEWIYKKYVDEFLQMSSLPKDFRLYLQERFHFSPLKCIKDEKSKDGSIKYLFELVDGYKIEAVLLPMKEEVVDESGKIVKHKKYTICVSSQVGCKSGCSFCLTAKGGLKRNLSAGEIVGQILWIKKHNNIPYERRVNIVYMGMGEPLDNLKNISKAVKILADNDALAISPRRQTISTSGLAKQIKELGEMNLGVLLAISLHAVNDELRSELMPINKAYNIASIMEAVRNFPIDQRKRVMFEYLLIDGVNDKIEHAKELVKLLNGIKAKVNLILFNPHEGSLYKRPSVENAIKFQDYLSAKGVTCTIRESKGLDISAACGQLKERQSIR, encoded by the coding sequence TTGAAAAATTTACAGAATATTTTAGATTTTACTAAAGAAGAATTGGAAAATATAGTCCAACCTAAATTTAGAGCTAAACAAATTTTTGAGTGGATTTACAAAAAATATGTTGATGAATTTTTGCAAATGTCTTCTTTGCCTAAAGATTTTCGTTTATATTTGCAAGAAAGATTTCATTTTTCACCATTAAAATGTATAAAAGATGAAAAAAGTAAAGATGGTAGTATAAAATATCTTTTTGAACTTGTAGATGGATATAAAATTGAAGCTGTTTTGTTACCTATGAAAGAAGAAGTTGTAGATGAAAGCGGTAAGATCGTTAAGCATAAAAAATATACAATTTGCGTATCATCTCAGGTTGGGTGTAAAAGTGGATGTAGTTTTTGTCTTACTGCTAAAGGCGGTTTGAAAAGAAATCTAAGTGCTGGTGAGATTGTAGGACAAATTTTATGGATTAAAAAGCATAATAATATACCTTATGAAAGAAGGGTTAATATAGTCTATATGGGTATGGGAGAGCCTTTGGATAATCTTAAAAATATTTCTAAGGCAGTTAAAATTTTAGCCGATAATGATGCTTTAGCGATAAGCCCCAGAAGACAAACTATAAGCACGAGTGGTTTAGCAAAACAGATCAAGGAGCTTGGAGAAATGAATTTAGGAGTACTTTTGGCTATTTCACTCCATGCTGTAAATGATGAGCTTAGAAGTGAATTAATGCCTATTAACAAAGCATATAATATAGCAAGTATTATGGAAGCTGTAAGAAATTTTCCTATAGATCAACGAAAAAGAGTGATGTTTGAATATCTTTTAATTGATGGAGTAAATGATAAAATAGAACATGCAAAAGAATTAGTCAAGCTTTTAAATGGTATAAAAGCTAAAGTAAATTTAATACTTTTTAATCCACACGAAGGAAGTTTATATAAGAGACCAAGTGTTGAAAATGCTATCAAATTTCAAGATTATTTGAGTGCTAAAGGTGTTACTTGTACTATAAGAGAAAGTAAAGGACTTGATATTTCAGCAGCTTGTGGACAGCTTAAAGAGAGGCAGAGCATAAGATGA
- a CDS encoding RluA family pseudouridine synthase yields the protein MAYIKKKLSDNGKKAFRLLMDELKISMHEAQKLIDKKRLFCNGVLVKEKNKILDGIIELIIYENNPKGLDIVYENEDFAAIEKPSGVLTHPNGRNCTYSLCDEIWHLWGKKACVAHRLDKETSGILLVAKHKNSQIELKTMFEKRLVQKSYLALVEGKTEKEFIVNEKMDLAQDYDISKTRMHICENGKEASTQFYTLEYFENLDASLVLAKPLTGRQHQIRLHLFHVKHKILGDPLYGLKKSQIEQILDDKINKEERIQITGAKRLLLHSFSLEFTYKGQKFLIQSKKNIKDEFLEERIR from the coding sequence ATGGCATATATAAAAAAGAAACTATCAGACAATGGAAAAAAGGCATTTAGACTGCTTATGGATGAGTTAAAAATTTCTATGCATGAAGCGCAAAAACTTATTGATAAAAAACGACTTTTTTGCAATGGAGTTTTGGTAAAAGAAAAAAATAAAATTTTAGACGGAATAATAGAATTAATTATATATGAAAACAACCCAAAGGGGTTGGATATAGTTTATGAAAATGAAGATTTTGCAGCAATAGAAAAACCAAGCGGAGTACTCACTCATCCTAATGGGCGCAATTGCACTTATAGTCTTTGTGATGAAATTTGGCATTTATGGGGTAAAAAGGCTTGTGTGGCTCATAGACTTGATAAAGAAACAAGTGGCATCTTGCTTGTAGCTAAGCATAAAAATTCTCAAATTGAATTAAAAACTATGTTTGAAAAAAGATTGGTGCAAAAAAGCTATCTTGCATTAGTAGAAGGAAAAACTGAAAAAGAATTTATAGTAAATGAAAAAATGGATTTAGCTCAAGATTATGACATATCAAAAACTAGAATGCATATTTGTGAAAATGGCAAAGAGGCTTCAACACAATTTTATACTTTAGAATATTTTGAAAATTTAGATGCTAGTTTAGTTTTAGCCAAACCTCTCACAGGAAGACAACACCAAATAAGACTACATTTGTTTCATGTGAAACATAAAATTTTGGGCGATCCTTTATATGGTTTAAAAAAATCTCAAATAGAACAAATATTAGATGATAAAATTAATAAAGAAGAAAGAATTCAAATTACAGGTGCTAAAAGATTACTCTTGCACTCTTTTAGCTTAGAATTTACATATAAAGGTCAAAAATTTTTGATACAATCTAAAAAAAATATAAAAGATGAATTTTTGGAGGAAAGAATACGATGA
- a CDS encoding purine-nucleoside phosphorylase, protein MKNLIVCAGGNEQFEFAQSIGIGIVNSAFNLGKILSQQKVDKIIFIGTCGIYQDGNIFDIYESTNACNIEYAYFFETFYTPINNTINLNVSCETTIVNSSNYICSDKNIAKKYAQLGIKIENMEAYSILTCAKNFGIDAVCYLCATNFCDENAHKYFINNHNKAKEKLISFLSDKKLI, encoded by the coding sequence TTGAAAAATCTTATAGTGTGTGCTGGAGGAAATGAACAATTTGAGTTTGCACAAAGTATAGGTATAGGTATTGTAAATTCTGCATTTAATCTAGGAAAAATTTTAAGTCAACAAAAAGTAGATAAAATAATTTTTATTGGAACTTGTGGTATTTATCAAGATGGAAATATTTTTGATATTTATGAAAGTACAAATGCTTGTAATATTGAATATGCGTATTTTTTTGAAACTTTTTATACTCCTATAAATAATACAATAAATTTGAATGTTTCATGTGAAACTACTATTGTAAATTCTTCTAATTACATATGTAGCGATAAAAATATAGCTAAAAAATATGCTCAGCTGGGGATTAAAATAGAAAATATGGAAGCTTATTCTATATTAACTTGTGCAAAAAATTTTGGGATAGATGCTGTTTGCTATTTATGTGCAACAAATTTTTGTGATGAAAATGCTCACAAATATTTTATTAACAATCATAATAAAGCAAAAGAGAAATTAATATCGTTTTTGAGTGATAAAAAATTAATATAG
- a CDS encoding ribonuclease J has protein sequence MNEENKTQEQNKTRRFNKFKNKKNKNLQNLEQNNANQSENTTNNTEEKKKKKRNRNLPSKLNGNEDWQVELAKSIEANKLMHELRLHPSKHNNTSEHKIKITPLGGLGEIGGNITIFETNNDAIVVDIGMSFPDGSMHGVDIIIPDFDYVRKIKNKIRAIIITHAHEDHIGAVPYFFKEFQFPIYATPLALGMISNKFEEHGLKAERKWFRPVTKRQIYEIGEFDIEWIHITHSIIDASALAIKTKAGTIIHTGDFKIDQTPIDGYPTDLSRLAHYGEEGVLCLLSDSTNSYKEGYTKSESSVGPTFDQIFSKTKGRVIMSTFSSNIHRVYQAITYGLKYGRKVCVIGRSMERNLYTTMELGYIKLDRKIFIDADEVSKYKDNEILIVTTGSQGETMSALYRMATDEHKFIKIKPSDQVIISAKAIPGNEANVSAVLDFLLKAGAKVAYQEFSEIHVSGHASIEEQKLMLNLVKPKFFLPVHGEYNHITKHKETAVKCGIPERNIYLMSDGDQIELCHKYIKRTKTVKTGKVFVDNQINKQIADDVVIDRQKLADSGIVVIIAQLDKASKTLINKPRVFSYGLVADKQDGNFSKEMSEVLSQFFPNVKDEILDNPRILEAQIRQVLRKHIFRKIKKYPTIVPTIFVM, from the coding sequence ATGAACGAAGAAAACAAAACTCAAGAACAAAATAAAACAAGAAGATTTAATAAATTTAAAAATAAAAAAAATAAAAATTTACAAAATTTAGAACAAAATAATGCCAATCAATCAGAAAATACTACAAACAACACAGAAGAAAAAAAGAAAAAGAAGAGAAATAGAAATTTACCTTCTAAATTAAATGGTAATGAAGATTGGCAAGTTGAACTTGCTAAAAGTATAGAAGCTAATAAATTGATGCATGAACTAAGACTTCATCCATCTAAACACAATAATACAAGCGAACATAAAATAAAAATTACTCCTTTAGGTGGACTTGGCGAAATAGGTGGCAATATTACTATCTTTGAAACAAACAATGATGCAATTGTGGTAGATATAGGAATGAGTTTTCCAGATGGTAGTATGCATGGTGTAGATATCATTATTCCTGATTTTGATTATGTAAGAAAAATTAAAAACAAAATACGAGCCATAATCATAACACATGCTCATGAAGATCATATAGGTGCTGTACCATATTTTTTTAAAGAATTTCAGTTTCCAATTTATGCCACCCCTTTGGCATTAGGAATGATTTCAAATAAATTTGAAGAACATGGTTTAAAAGCTGAACGCAAATGGTTTAGGCCAGTAACTAAAAGACAAATTTATGAAATAGGAGAATTTGATATAGAATGGATACACATTACTCACTCCATTATAGATGCTTCAGCGCTAGCTATAAAAACTAAAGCAGGTACTATCATTCACACAGGAGATTTTAAAATAGATCAAACTCCTATTGATGGATATCCTACTGATTTAAGTCGTTTAGCGCATTATGGCGAAGAAGGAGTTTTGTGTTTATTAAGCGATAGCACAAATTCTTACAAAGAAGGATACACAAAAAGTGAAAGTTCTGTAGGTCCTACTTTTGATCAAATTTTTTCAAAAACCAAAGGTCGTGTTATTATGAGCACTTTTAGTTCAAATATACATCGTGTTTATCAAGCTATTACTTATGGTTTAAAATATGGTAGAAAAGTTTGTGTTATAGGTAGATCCATGGAAAGAAATCTATATACTACAATGGAACTTGGATATATTAAACTTGATCGTAAAATTTTTATTGATGCTGATGAAGTTAGCAAATATAAAGACAATGAAATTCTTATTGTCACTACAGGTAGTCAAGGTGAAACTATGAGTGCTCTTTATAGAATGGCCACAGATGAGCACAAATTCATCAAAATTAAACCAAGCGATCAAGTCATAATTTCAGCTAAAGCCATACCAGGAAATGAAGCTAATGTTTCTGCAGTTCTTGATTTTCTTTTAAAAGCAGGTGCAAAAGTAGCATATCAAGAATTCAGTGAAATTCATGTAAGCGGACATGCTAGCATAGAAGAACAAAAACTCATGCTAAATTTAGTCAAACCTAAATTTTTCTTACCAGTGCATGGAGAATATAACCATATAACCAAACATAAAGAAACTGCAGTAAAATGCGGGATACCTGAAAGAAATATCTATCTAATGAGTGATGGAGATCAAATTGAACTTTGTCACAAATATATTAAACGCACCAAAACTGTTAAAACAGGAAAAGTATTTGTGGATAATCAAATCAACAAACAAATTGCTGATGATGTGGTTATAGATAGACAAAAGCTAGCTGATAGTGGCATAGTTGTAATCATCGCCCAACTTGACAAAGCAAGTAAAACTTTAATAAACAAACCTAGAGTATTTAGCTATGGTCTTGTAGCCGATAAACAAGATGGAAATTTCTCAAAGGAAATGAGCGAAGTATTAAGTCAATTTTTTCCAAATGTCAAAGATGAAATATTAGACAATCCAAGGATTTTAGAAGCGCAAATTAGACAGGTATTGCGAAAACATATTTTTAGGAAAATAAAAAAATATCCAACTATAGTACCGACTATTTTTGTAATGTAA
- the purB gene encoding adenylosuccinate lyase produces MVERYSREIMAKKWDMQAKYDAWLKVELAAVKAWNKLGLIKNEDCEKIIKNAKFDIARIDEIEKTTKHDVIAFLTSVSESLGKESRFVHYAMTSSDCIDTAVALQIKDSLELILQDIDQLLVAIKNRAYEHKNTLMVGRSHGIHGEPITFGLVLAIWYDCLIHAKDLIIHAKDVISYGKISGAMGNFAHAPLEFEEEICKNLGLKSAPVSNQVIQRDRYAQVISALAILASSCEQIAVAIRHFQRTEVYEAEEYFSQGQKGSSAMPHKRNPVLSENITGLCRMIRAYVTPSLENVALWHERDISHSSVERFVLPDAFITTDFMLSRLCGVIEKLLVYPENMMKNLNLTGGLVFSQRVLLELPFKGISREEAYKIVQRNAMKVWGDLQNGKPALNEKGESLFLIALLNDEDLKKSLSEADIRNCFDYGYYTKNIDQIFERTFNNRG; encoded by the coding sequence ATGGTTGAAAGATATAGTAGAGAAATCATGGCTAAAAAATGGGATATGCAAGCTAAATATGATGCATGGTTAAAAGTAGAATTAGCCGCGGTTAAAGCATGGAATAAATTAGGTCTTATAAAAAATGAAGATTGTGAAAAAATTATAAAAAACGCAAAATTTGATATAGCAAGAATAGATGAGATAGAAAAAACTACAAAACATGATGTGATAGCATTTTTAACGAGTGTAAGTGAGAGTTTGGGTAAAGAAAGTCGTTTTGTGCATTATGCTATGACAAGTTCTGATTGTATTGATACAGCTGTTGCCTTGCAGATTAAAGATAGTTTGGAATTAATATTACAAGATATAGATCAGCTTTTAGTTGCGATAAAAAATAGAGCTTATGAGCATAAAAATACACTAATGGTAGGTAGAAGCCATGGAATTCATGGAGAGCCTATAACTTTTGGTTTAGTTTTAGCTATTTGGTATGATTGTCTTATACACGCAAAGGATTTAATTATACACGCAAAAGATGTAATTAGCTATGGGAAAATTAGTGGTGCTATGGGTAATTTTGCTCACGCACCACTTGAATTTGAAGAAGAAATTTGCAAGAATTTAGGTCTTAAATCAGCTCCAGTTTCAAATCAAGTCATACAAAGAGATCGTTATGCACAAGTAATTTCAGCTTTAGCTATTTTAGCTTCAAGTTGTGAGCAAATTGCTGTTGCTATTCGTCATTTTCAAAGAACAGAAGTTTATGAAGCAGAAGAATATTTCTCACAAGGTCAAAAAGGAAGCTCAGCTATGCCTCATAAAAGAAATCCAGTTTTAAGTGAAAACATTACAGGGCTTTGCAGAATGATACGAGCATATGTAACTCCTTCCTTAGAAAATGTTGCTTTATGGCACGAAAGAGATATATCTCATTCGAGTGTTGAAAGATTTGTATTACCTGATGCTTTTATAACAACTGATTTTATGTTATCAAGATTATGTGGAGTGATAGAAAAATTACTTGTGTATCCAGAAAATATGATGAAAAATTTGAATTTAACCGGAGGATTAGTATTTTCTCAAAGAGTGCTACTTGAATTGCCTTTTAAAGGTATAAGTCGAGAAGAAGCTTATAAAATAGTTCAAAGAAATGCTATGAAAGTGTGGGGTGATTTGCAAAATGGCAAGCCTGCGCTAAATGAAAAAGGAGAAAGTTTGTTTTTGATTGCTTTGTTAAATGATGAGGACTTGAAAAAATCTTTAAGTGAGGCAGATATTAGAAACTGCTTTGATTATGGTTATTATACTAAAAATATAGATCAAATTTTTGAAAGAACATTTAATAATAGGGGTTAG
- a CDS encoding glycosyltransferase family 9 protein: protein MDFTLRIISFLDLITQIRISYPNINIIVPTYNDIHDTFIKNIKQYNINLLSEIYIFKNNDDILNLAELISRSKCIISPSTGPIHIASNMKISSIGLYPKKDSIYWPTYNKDYVFIDKKYSELSNNEVNKIIIDVIDRLKKYIN, encoded by the coding sequence GTGGATTTTACACTAAGAATAATTTCATTTCTTGATCTTATAACACAAATTCGAATTTCATATCCAAACATAAACATCATTGTTCCAACCTACAATGATATTCATGACACTTTTATAAAAAACATTAAACAGTATAATATAAATCTTTTATCAGAAATTTATATTTTTAAAAATAATGATGATATTTTAAATTTAGCAGAACTTATATCTCGATCAAAATGTATTATTAGCCCTAGCACTGGTCCAATTCATATTGCAAGTAACATGAAAATCTCTAGTATTGGATTATATCCCAAAAAAGATAGTATATATTGGCCAACATACAATAAAGACTATGTTTTTATTGATAAAAAATACAGTGAATTATCAAACAATGAAGTAAATAAAATTATAATAGATGTCATTGATAGATTAAAAAAATATATCAATTAA
- the rsmA gene encoding 16S rRNA (adenine(1518)-N(6)/adenine(1519)-N(6))-dimethyltransferase RsmA has translation MIKAKKYFGQNFLCDKNVVLKITQAIPKDTKNIVEIGPGLGDLTQELLSIPQVKVKAYEIDKELIPILNKKFQNEIEGGNFELIHQDASIAFNNGSLSEKEYFLVANLPYYIATNLILKALEDDKCLGLIVMVQKEVAQKFCATFKESNFSALSILCELICKKALLFEIKPESFNPPPKVTSAVMKLEKVTNYKQKIQDLESFKIFLKDCFQNPRKQLVSNFKDKKDKILEIFRELNISPSSRAHEISVELYLKIFGYLKDTYERRKQNSRTK, from the coding sequence ATGATTAAAGCGAAAAAATATTTTGGACAAAATTTTTTATGCGATAAAAATGTAGTATTAAAAATCACTCAAGCCATACCCAAAGATACAAAAAATATTGTTGAGATTGGGCCTGGCTTAGGTGATTTAACACAGGAACTTTTATCGATACCTCAGGTTAAAGTTAAAGCCTATGAGATTGATAAAGAACTGATTCCTATTTTGAATAAAAAATTTCAAAATGAGATTGAAGGTGGAAATTTTGAGCTTATTCATCAAGATGCTAGTATAGCATTTAACAATGGAAGTTTAAGCGAAAAAGAGTATTTTTTAGTAGCAAATTTGCCTTATTATATTGCTACAAATTTAATCTTGAAAGCCTTAGAAGATGATAAGTGTCTAGGACTTATTGTAATGGTTCAAAAAGAAGTAGCGCAAAAATTTTGTGCTACTTTTAAAGAAAGTAATTTTTCGGCATTAAGTATCCTTTGTGAACTTATTTGTAAAAAAGCTTTATTGTTTGAAATTAAACCAGAAAGCTTTAATCCACCACCAAAAGTTACTTCTGCTGTTATGAAGCTTGAAAAAGTAACAAATTACAAGCAAAAAATTCAAGATTTAGAAAGTTTCAAAATTTTTCTTAAAGATTGTTTTCAAAATCCAAGAAAACAACTTGTATCAAATTTTAAAGATAAAAAAGATAAAATTTTAGAGATTTTTAGAGAATTAAATATTTCACCTTCTTCAAGAGCTCATGAAATAAGTGTTGAGTTATACCTTAAAATTTTTGGTTATTTAAAGGATACTTATGAACGAAGAAAACAAAACTCAAGAACAAAATAA